From a single Agrobacterium tumefaciens genomic region:
- a CDS encoding DNA polymerase III subunit delta': protein MSEVQGVLDGAIAPQQNTKLFGHEEVEAFLAQSYRSGKGHHAILIEGPEGIGKATLAFRFANHVLTHPDPSSAPDVLADPDPQSLVSRQITAGASHNLLHLTRPVDEKTGRVKSAITVDEVRRAGHFFSQTSGTGNWRIVIIDPADDLNRNAANAILKILEEPPKRAMFLVLSHAPGKLLPTIRSRCMPLRLLPLSDADMVQSLDHLGIGSAGEKRDALIAASKGSVAQALKLTNYGGSDIVEAFAEVMSAEGPGARKKMHKLAEVLAQKDGDIVLGFFMEHVTEELMERARAAAMAGDIAAAERHARLSSMLAERISVAQAYNLDKKQMVLSILEDIRGV, encoded by the coding sequence ATGAGTGAGGTTCAGGGCGTTCTCGACGGCGCGATTGCGCCGCAGCAGAACACAAAACTTTTCGGGCATGAGGAAGTCGAAGCGTTCCTCGCGCAATCCTATCGCTCCGGCAAGGGCCATCATGCCATTCTCATCGAAGGGCCGGAAGGGATAGGCAAGGCGACGCTCGCCTTCCGTTTCGCCAATCATGTCCTCACCCACCCAGATCCGTCTTCGGCCCCGGATGTCCTTGCCGATCCCGATCCGCAGTCGCTCGTCAGCCGGCAGATCACGGCCGGGGCATCGCACAACCTGTTGCATCTGACGCGTCCGGTGGATGAAAAAACCGGCCGCGTGAAATCCGCCATAACCGTGGATGAGGTGCGGCGGGCCGGGCATTTCTTCTCGCAAACCTCGGGCACCGGCAACTGGCGCATCGTCATCATCGATCCGGCTGATGATCTCAACCGCAATGCCGCGAATGCGATCCTGAAAATACTGGAGGAGCCGCCGAAGCGGGCGATGTTCCTCGTCCTGTCGCACGCGCCGGGCAAGTTGCTGCCGACCATCCGCTCCCGCTGCATGCCGCTTCGTCTGCTACCGCTTTCAGATGCGGATATGGTGCAATCACTCGATCATCTCGGCATCGGCTCCGCCGGCGAAAAGCGTGACGCCTTGATTGCGGCCTCGAAGGGCAGCGTGGCGCAGGCGCTCAAGCTCACGAATTATGGCGGCTCCGACATTGTTGAGGCCTTTGCCGAGGTGATGTCTGCGGAAGGGCCGGGAGCACGCAAGAAGATGCACAAGCTTGCTGAGGTTCTGGCGCAGAAGGATGGCGATATCGTCCTCGGATTCTTCATGGAGCATGTGACGGAAGAGCTGATGGAGCGGGCCCGGGCGGCGGCGATGGCGGGCGATATAGCGGCGGCGGAAAGACATGCGCGGCTTTCCTCGATGCTTGCGGAGCGGATCAGCGTGGCGCAGGCCTATAATCTCGACAAGAAGCAGATGGTGCTTTCCATTCTGGAAGATATTCGCGGCGTCTGA